The DNA sequence TTCCCAGATGCTGATTTTATGTTGATGTAGTCCAGTGAAATGTTGGTGCAACCCACAGTTTCACTGCAGCTTAGCTTGATGGCATTATCTGTTGCAGATGTTCCCGAAAATCCAGTAAATGATACATCGCTTATTCGGACTGCAGATTTCTGCAATAGTTTGTGAAACCAATATGTTTATCAGCACTCTGTCTGTAGTTGCcttcatatttaatgaaaagaaTCAACTAATAAGCTCATTGTTTACCAGATTCAACAAGTACTGATTATTCTTACCGTAGTCTGGCATACTGAATGGGGACAGTAATACTGGTCGATGATGATGGGATTCTCAGCATCTTCGAGCTTAATGTTATTGAATGTAATCTTTCTGGCATATCCAGACCCTccctagagaagaaaaagatccacaaaattaaataagaattaaacATGCACCCTAATTTGAATCAAGCTACTTGTCTTAATGAGAACAATTATGGTTTAATTACCTGCCATGTCTTGATCCTTGCTCCGTTCTGAGTTCCTTTAAAGCTGCAACTGTCCACATGTATTTCTTCCACCTGGGCACTTGCTCCACCCACGCCCAGGCTTCCAATACTACAAGAAGTATACATATTGATCTTCCCAATTCAgccttttaaatatattttagatttttttcatataaaatggGGGAAGAGATAAAATTCAGAAGTAATGGAGCTTCAAGTAcagtttgaataaaaaatttggaaatgagggatgttcttccatttttcccctTAGTAAGAATGTTAACTCTCTACAAATACTCATATGCATTTCTTTTTCAGTTCCTTCTTGGACAATGATAGGGTAGCTTGGATCATATTCCCTATTAAGCATGTTTAGAAAAGGTTAGAGCTTAATTATATGTGACACACCTTATACCATGACCGGGACCACATGCCACACCTTTGACGAAAACTTGGGAGGTTTGATCACCGAAAGCGATACAATCATCACCTACAAATCCAGTAACAGTGTTCTCGTAAATAAATAACATGCAAGGCTTAGGCGAAAAGAAGACGAGGAATGGGAGCAAAACTTTAAGAAATTATACCGGTTCCAATGGTGGAGTCAGAAACTCGAACGTTTTTTGAGTGGGAAATATCAATGCCATCAGTGTTGGGGCTGGAATCAGGAGCAGTTATGGTGAGGTGGGAGATGGTAACACCATTGCTGCCTGATACACTGATATGGTTTCTTTGGCTATTTATGAAGTTTAATCCTTGGAGTACAAGGTTGTTGCAACTATAGAATCCCATGGCCTATGATTCACAGTAGGAGCATGTATCAATCTATAAGTAAGCTAAGAGAttaattgaaatgataaaattCAGGTCTTGAATCATATGATATAATGAACACTTGTATGAGTATGTGTTGATTTCAATAATATTTCACTAACAATGTGTTTGAAACTCCATAATGAAATCAGTAGTAATATATATGAAAGAACATACAATATTTTAATACATGTATGTCTACTTCTAAAAGTATGGCTACTACCATATGTAGTTCTAAATAATAAAGGTTTCAAAACTATGATATTGATTAAAAGGACCATTTGAGAGATCTCAATAAAGAAGATATTGAGATGACAAACTTCTTGAAGACATAGGAGACGTCCATGCATCTAATATATATCCCATGCAAGATCGCTAAAATAAAGGGATATgatcaagaaaatttttttgatttaattttgcTATTTACATACAATTTCCTTTTGAAAAATGCATGATGtataataaatcatgatcaagaaaagagaaaaatgtatttagaaaaaaaaaattacaatttttccCCTTACgttttttccatcaaaatttgaaggaatCAAGGATaacctaaaataaaatcaatcctagaattatttagaaaaagccaaatgaTAAAATCAATACATGAAAAACAATTGAAGGTGTTGAGGCATTCAACTTACAGTAGGTCTCTGATATATCTTCCCCTGAACATCAAAATCAGGCATGAGAATCCAGAGTTGATGAAGAaggaaattaaagaagtttCTAGGAAATCAGTTGGGCTAACTCACAGATGTATAAGCTTGCCACCACTCAGCACCCCGGCCATTAATTTGTCCATTTCCTTTGACAGTGAGTCCATTCACATGCCAGAAGCCAATCCAACAATTTAAGTTATTAGAACCATAGTCGTAAAGTTTCGGTGCCACGATACGGCCATATACCTGTAATCCCCCACATTATCGAAAACCTTCTGCAGTCAGTGTTCCTCAGGTAAAATTGAACTAGGAAGATGGGAGAGAACAGTAGAATAATTCAGAAATTTAACATACCTCAACATAAATTTTAGAGGGTTTGCATGGGCCGTAGAACTGCACAGGCCTCAACAAAAACGTCTTTCCTCCAGGTATGACGAGGTTGGGATATGATTTACCTGCACAAATGTCCCTCCATGCCCTCATAAAAGCCTGTGCGTTTCACATAAATTAGTCCAAAGTTCTCATttctgaacaaaaaaaaaatagtaataatcaagagaaaatagtaaaaattattttatatacttggGAATCATCTGTAGCTCCATTTCCAA is a window from the Vitis riparia cultivar Riparia Gloire de Montpellier isolate 1030 chromosome 9, EGFV_Vit.rip_1.0, whole genome shotgun sequence genome containing:
- the LOC117921743 gene encoding probable polygalacturonase At3g15720, with amino-acid sequence MAAMGTCHSVDFSLLHGGQTNVMNYGAVGNGATDDSQAFMRAWRDICAGKSYPNLVIPGGKTFLLRPVQFYGPCKPSKIYVEVYGRIVAPKLYDYGSNNLNCWIGFWHVNGLTVKGNGQINGRGAEWWQAYTSGKIYQRPTAMGFYSCNNLVLQGLNFINSQRNHISVSGSNGVTISHLTITAPDSSPNTDGIDISHSKNVRVSDSTIGTGDDCIAFGDQTSQVFVKGVACGPGHGISIGSLGVGGASAQVEEIHVDSCSFKGTQNGARIKTWQGGSGYARKITFNNIKLEDAENPIIIDQYYCPHSVCQTTKSAVRISDVSFTGFSGTSATDNAIKLSCSETVGCTNISLDYINIKSASGNGNTYSSCINAHGTAHNTFPSLSCLSN